A portion of the Tenacibaculum todarodis genome contains these proteins:
- a CDS encoding HYC_CC_PP family protein — MTKFSHKILAVLMSFVVLFSTTSFAITKHFCGDTLVDTAIFSEASSCGMEIEKADSTNISGCSIVKKDCCNDVQILIDGQDEVQLQVDKISLNQELFLASFIYTYINLFENLENNISSFEEYEPPLVIKEIFKIDETYLI; from the coding sequence ATGACAAAGTTTTCTCATAAAATATTAGCTGTTTTAATGTCGTTTGTAGTCTTATTTTCTACAACTTCATTTGCTATCACAAAACATTTTTGTGGAGATACTCTTGTAGATACCGCTATTTTTTCTGAAGCTTCTTCTTGCGGAATGGAAATTGAAAAAGCAGATTCTACTAATATTTCTGGTTGTTCAATAGTTAAGAAAGATTGTTGTAATGATGTTCAAATATTAATTGATGGTCAAGATGAAGTGCAACTTCAAGTTGATAAAATATCTTTAAACCAAGAATTATTTCTAGCTTCGTTTATCTACACATACATTAATCTCTTTGAAAATTTAGAGAATAATATATCTTCCTTTGAAGAATATGAGCCGCCACTCGTCATAAAAGAAATCTTCAAGATTGACGAGACTTATTTAATCTGA
- a CDS encoding DUF7222 domain-containing protein, which produces MSNLSKKEFLENYSSHPNFHKEILKQGDVDWSLIKKYPQDYYSANSGSVSGMIYYVDTVAFAKKHHLPILQMLEEFENGCGRLENKPSPTDETNYFNWLSWFAWENMMSEIISFLER; this is translated from the coding sequence ATGTCTAATTTAAGTAAAAAAGAGTTTTTAGAAAATTATAGTTCACATCCAAATTTTCATAAGGAAATATTGAAACAAGGTGATGTAGATTGGTCTTTAATTAAAAAGTATCCTCAAGATTACTACTCTGCAAATAGCGGATCTGTGTCTGGTATGATTTATTATGTGGATACTGTAGCTTTTGCAAAAAAGCATCATTTACCAATATTACAAATGTTAGAAGAATTCGAAAATGGATGCGGAAGACTAGAAAACAAACCAAGTCCAACAGACGAAACCAATTATTTTAATTGGCTTTCGTGGTTTGCATGGGAGAATATGATGAGTGAAATTATATCTTTTTTGGAGAGATAA
- a CDS encoding DUF3987 domain-containing protein, whose protein sequence is MKNSTPKTQKVNHSFPVEIFPNSIQELIKDAEKTEGYYPDYLSAGILSNVATAMGSNFRLDNGSYDSQPILWLVIVGQSGGGKTHPLNFAKKPIEEKDKQNYLVFQTSMKKYNARDDKKGNKPSYVKSILSDFTPEKLAENLQHNEKGVLIFKDELIGWIKSFDQYRKGADQQLYLELFNGGTLSVDRVSKPSIRVEKTNVNVLGGIQPSALKDMAKNNRNDDGFLARFLFVYPIKSKPNLFSGNKIQSKHTDGYKKFIHDIYNADNINLKASSSQIKIYQKWQHKKVKQYHNDDSQSKIQAKLQTYVWRLALIIEIMEQANCNKFTNTISDTSIEKAIKLAEYFRMTAIKVYDKISPSSPLDSLPKNKADLYKALPKKFKRSEVLPIIEEHNIKGGTINRFLSNNELFIRLDGNGNYEKRV, encoded by the coding sequence TTGAAAAACTCAACACCAAAAACCCAAAAGGTAAATCACTCTTTTCCAGTAGAAATATTCCCAAATAGTATTCAGGAATTGATTAAAGATGCTGAAAAGACAGAAGGATATTACCCAGACTATCTGAGCGCTGGAATTTTATCTAACGTTGCAACTGCAATGGGCTCTAATTTTAGATTAGACAATGGTTCCTATGACAGTCAACCTATCTTATGGTTAGTTATTGTAGGACAATCTGGAGGTGGTAAAACTCATCCATTAAACTTTGCAAAAAAACCTATTGAAGAAAAAGACAAACAGAATTATTTAGTTTTTCAAACTTCAATGAAAAAATATAATGCAAGGGATGACAAAAAAGGCAATAAACCCAGTTATGTAAAATCAATTTTAAGTGACTTTACTCCAGAAAAACTTGCTGAAAATCTACAGCATAACGAAAAAGGAGTATTAATATTTAAAGACGAACTTATTGGCTGGATAAAAAGCTTTGATCAATATAGAAAAGGTGCTGATCAACAGCTGTACTTGGAATTATTCAACGGAGGAACTTTGTCTGTAGACAGGGTGTCAAAACCATCTATAAGAGTAGAAAAAACTAATGTAAACGTTTTGGGAGGAATTCAACCTTCAGCATTGAAAGATATGGCTAAGAACAACAGAAATGACGATGGTTTTTTAGCTCGATTCCTATTCGTTTATCCAATAAAATCTAAACCTAATTTATTCTCTGGAAACAAAATACAGTCTAAACATACAGATGGTTACAAGAAATTTATTCACGATATCTATAATGCTGATAATATAAATTTAAAAGCTTCTTCGAGTCAAATTAAAATTTATCAAAAATGGCAACACAAAAAAGTTAAACAATATCATAATGATGATTCTCAATCTAAAATACAAGCAAAATTGCAGACTTATGTTTGGCGTTTAGCATTAATTATAGAAATAATGGAGCAAGCTAACTGTAACAAGTTTACAAATACAATATCCGACACAAGTATCGAGAAAGCAATAAAGCTTGCTGAATACTTTAGAATGACTGCAATTAAAGTGTATGATAAAATATCACCATCGAGTCCTTTAGATAGTTTACCAAAGAACAAAGCTGATCTCTACAAAGCTTTACCTAAAAAATTCAAAAGAAGCGAAGTATTACCCATAATAGAAGAACATAATATTAAAGGAGGTACAATAAATCGTTTTTTAAGCAACAACGAACTTTTTATAAGATTAGATGGTAATGGAAACTATGAGAAAAGAGTATAG
- a CDS encoding helix-turn-helix domain-containing protein, with amino-acid sequence MIKSTIIQLSPKELANFISCELKAELIKLTANPKIKNLISTDKPHLTRKETAKFFDVSLNCINDWSKKNILKPFKVGQRTYFRKSDLLDTLFSCK; translated from the coding sequence ATGATCAAATCAACAATTATTCAATTATCGCCAAAAGAATTGGCAAACTTCATTAGCTGTGAGCTAAAAGCAGAACTTATAAAGCTCACAGCAAATCCTAAAATTAAAAATTTAATTTCTACGGATAAACCTCACTTGACCCGAAAAGAGACTGCAAAATTTTTCGACGTCAGCCTAAACTGCATAAACGATTGGAGTAAAAAGAATATTCTAAAGCCTTTTAAAGTAGGACAAAGAACTTATTTTAGAAAGTCAGATTTACTCGATACATTATTTTCCTGCAAATAG
- a CDS encoding site-specific integrase, protein MANINFKLNNGKATENGKEYSIYIRYRFGRKVDIRKAIGFKSKPEDWNSEKQEVKNRIHLKNRVKVNNLIKTLIRRIEDFEDNLIQNGKQPDQKYVERNFKSFFGNNDDKSIPKNLFDFIDALQKRPDIKKTKASGTLKNYLITENILKRFNKEVYKIDFDNIDIDFYNDFIDWCEKQNLTRNYIGKLIQTFKFFLNTATLEKINTNLEFKNPRFKVIREEVDNIYLSLEELNKIYKLDLSHHPKLDQSRDLFLIGAYTGLRVSDFNYLNKENIYEYNGETFLNVNTKKTPKKIIIPLRPEIKEILNKHGGQPPKRMPDQQINYKIKEVCENAGIDERVSTTKTIGGKKVTTKSFKFDLVKTHTARRSFCTNAYLSGMNPIDIMQISGHSSEKTFLNYIKADALQKAVKIGSHPFFKGENNHEKLVK, encoded by the coding sequence TTGGCTAACATAAATTTTAAATTAAACAACGGAAAAGCTACTGAAAACGGAAAAGAGTATTCGATTTACATTAGATATAGGTTTGGAAGAAAAGTAGATATTAGAAAAGCAATAGGCTTTAAATCAAAACCAGAAGATTGGAATAGCGAAAAACAAGAAGTAAAAAATAGAATTCATTTAAAAAATCGTGTTAAAGTCAATAATCTTATCAAAACTTTAATTAGAAGAATTGAAGATTTCGAAGACAATCTTATCCAAAATGGTAAACAACCAGATCAAAAATATGTTGAAAGAAACTTTAAATCTTTCTTTGGAAATAATGATGATAAATCAATTCCAAAAAATTTATTTGATTTTATTGATGCTTTACAAAAGCGTCCAGATATAAAAAAAACTAAGGCTAGTGGAACGTTAAAGAATTATTTAATTACTGAAAACATACTAAAACGATTCAACAAAGAAGTTTATAAAATCGATTTCGATAATATAGACATAGATTTTTATAACGATTTTATAGATTGGTGTGAAAAACAGAATCTAACTAGGAATTACATTGGCAAACTCATTCAAACTTTTAAATTTTTCTTAAACACAGCTACATTAGAAAAAATTAATACTAATTTAGAATTTAAGAATCCTCGTTTTAAAGTTATCAGAGAAGAGGTTGATAATATTTACTTATCTCTAGAAGAACTAAATAAAATTTACAAATTAGACTTATCCCATCATCCTAAATTAGACCAGTCAAGAGATCTATTTTTAATTGGTGCATACACAGGATTGCGTGTTTCAGATTTTAATTACCTCAATAAAGAAAATATTTACGAATATAATGGGGAAACGTTTTTAAATGTAAACACTAAAAAAACACCAAAAAAAATAATAATACCTCTACGTCCAGAAATAAAAGAAATTCTAAATAAACATGGTGGTCAACCACCAAAACGAATGCCAGACCAACAAATAAATTACAAAATAAAGGAAGTATGTGAAAATGCAGGTATAGATGAGAGAGTCAGCACAACAAAAACTATTGGCGGAAAAAAAGTAACAACAAAAAGCTTTAAATTTGATCTCGTAAAGACTCACACTGCTCGTAGGTCATTTTGCACCAATGCATATCTGAGCGGTATGAATCCAATCGACATTATGCAAATTAGTGGGCACTCCAGCGAAAAAACCTTTTTGAACTATATAAAAGCAGATGCTTTACAAAAAGCAGTTAAAATAGGTTCACATCCTTTTTTTAAAGGAGAAAACAATCACGAAAAATTAGTTAAATAA
- a CDS encoding 2-isopropylmalate synthase — MNNDKIQIFDTTLRDGEQVPGCKLNTEQKVIIAEQLDQLGVDVIEAGFPVSSPGDFKSVEEISKIVKNATVCGLTRAVENDIKVAAEALKYAVKPRIHTGIGTSDSHIFHKFKSNKDAIIERAFNAVKYAKSFVEDVEFYAEDAGRTDNEYLARVCEAAIRAGATVLNIPDTTGYCLPSEYGAKIKYLKENVKGIEKAILSCHCHNDLGLATANSIEGVINGARQIECTINGIGERAGNTALEEVVMVLKQHPYLNLNTNINTQMLYGMSQLVSDSMGIYTQPNKAIVGANAFAHSSGIHQDGVIKNRETYEIIDPKDVGVTESAIVLTARSGRAALAYRAKNVGYELTKLQLDEIYASFLTFADKKKEINDADIHQIIETSKIYKQIISA; from the coding sequence ATGAATAACGATAAAATCCAAATATTTGACACAACACTGCGTGATGGCGAACAAGTTCCTGGTTGTAAATTAAACACTGAACAAAAAGTTATTATTGCAGAACAGCTAGATCAACTTGGAGTTGATGTTATTGAAGCTGGTTTTCCGGTTTCTAGTCCTGGTGATTTTAAATCTGTAGAAGAAATTTCTAAAATAGTAAAAAACGCTACAGTTTGTGGTTTAACTAGAGCTGTAGAAAATGATATAAAAGTAGCTGCGGAAGCTTTAAAATATGCTGTAAAACCAAGAATTCATACAGGAATTGGAACTTCAGATTCACATATATTTCATAAATTTAAGTCTAATAAAGATGCAATAATTGAACGCGCTTTTAATGCTGTAAAATATGCAAAATCTTTTGTTGAAGATGTTGAGTTTTATGCAGAAGATGCTGGAAGAACAGATAATGAATATTTAGCAAGAGTTTGCGAGGCTGCAATTAGAGCGGGTGCAACGGTTTTAAATATTCCAGATACAACAGGTTATTGTTTACCAAGTGAATATGGTGCCAAAATTAAGTACTTAAAAGAAAACGTAAAGGGTATAGAAAAAGCAATTTTATCTTGCCATTGCCATAACGATTTAGGTTTAGCAACAGCTAATTCTATTGAAGGTGTTATAAATGGAGCTCGCCAAATTGAATGTACAATAAATGGTATTGGAGAACGTGCAGGAAATACTGCTTTAGAAGAGGTTGTTATGGTTTTAAAACAACATCCTTATCTAAATTTAAACACCAATATTAATACACAAATGTTGTATGGAATGAGCCAACTTGTTTCAGACAGTATGGGTATTTATACACAACCTAACAAAGCAATTGTTGGTGCAAATGCATTTGCACACAGTTCTGGAATTCACCAAGATGGCGTTATAAAAAACCGTGAAACGTACGAAATTATAGATCCTAAAGACGTTGGTGTAACAGAATCTGCTATTGTTTTAACAGCTAGAAGTGGTAGAGCAGCTTTGGCGTATAGAGCTAAAAACGTAGGATACGAATTAACAAAATTACAATTAGATGAAATTTATGCAAGCTTTTTAACTTTTGCAGATAAAAAGAAAGAAATTAATGATGCAGACATTCATCAAATAATAGAAACTAGTAAAATATACAAACAAATAATTTCTGCATAG
- the leuC gene encoding 3-isopropylmalate dehydratase large subunit, producing the protein MKKTLFDKVWDAHVVDTIENGPQVLYIDKHLIHEVTSPQAFNELEDRGIPVFRPNQIVATADHNTPTQNQDQPIKDQLSRKQLEQLSKNCHKNNITLFELGHKYNGIVHVMAPELGITQPGMTMVCGDSHTSTHGAFGTIAFGIGTSQVAQVFASQCLLLTKPKSLRVSVNGKLKNGVLPKDVILYIISKLGTNSGTGYFCEYAGNVFEEMSMEGRMTVCNMSIEMGARGGMIAPDQTTFDYVEGREYAPKGEAFDKKVAHWKTLPTDEGATFDKEYSFDAEDIEPMITYGTNPGMGIKITENIPVEDNASFKKSLEYMNFEAGESLINKPINYVFIGSCTNSRIEDFRVAANFIKGKQKAENVTAWLVPGSKQVESQIIEEGLKDIFDEAGFELRQPGCSACLAMNDDKIPQGEYCVSTSNRNFEGRQGQGSRTILASPLVAAATAVEGKIIDITKQLN; encoded by the coding sequence ATGAAGAAGACACTATTTGATAAAGTCTGGGATGCACATGTTGTAGACACTATAGAAAATGGACCGCAGGTTCTATATATAGACAAACATTTAATACACGAAGTAACAAGTCCGCAAGCTTTTAATGAATTAGAAGATCGCGGAATTCCTGTATTTAGACCAAACCAGATTGTTGCAACCGCAGATCATAATACACCAACACAAAATCAAGATCAACCCATAAAAGATCAATTATCTAGAAAACAACTAGAACAATTATCAAAAAATTGCCATAAAAATAACATCACATTATTTGAATTAGGTCATAAATATAATGGCATTGTACATGTTATGGCTCCAGAATTAGGTATTACGCAACCGGGAATGACTATGGTTTGTGGAGATAGTCATACCTCAACTCATGGTGCTTTCGGAACTATTGCATTTGGTATAGGAACAAGTCAAGTAGCACAAGTATTTGCGAGTCAATGTTTGTTACTTACAAAACCCAAAAGTTTAAGAGTTTCGGTTAATGGTAAATTAAAGAATGGCGTCTTACCAAAAGACGTTATTCTTTATATTATTTCTAAATTAGGTACCAATTCTGGAACAGGATATTTTTGCGAATATGCAGGAAATGTCTTTGAAGAAATGAGTATGGAAGGAAGAATGACAGTTTGTAATATGAGTATTGAAATGGGTGCTCGTGGAGGAATGATTGCTCCAGATCAAACCACTTTTGATTATGTTGAAGGTAGAGAATATGCTCCAAAAGGAGAAGCTTTTGATAAAAAAGTAGCACATTGGAAAACATTACCAACTGATGAAGGCGCAACTTTTGATAAAGAATACTCTTTTGATGCAGAAGATATAGAACCAATGATTACCTATGGAACTAATCCTGGAATGGGAATTAAAATTACTGAAAATATTCCTGTAGAAGACAATGCTTCTTTTAAAAAGTCTTTAGAATACATGAATTTTGAAGCTGGAGAAAGTTTGATAAATAAACCAATTAACTACGTGTTTATTGGTAGTTGTACCAATTCTAGAATTGAAGATTTTAGAGTTGCTGCAAACTTTATAAAAGGAAAGCAAAAAGCCGAAAACGTTACTGCTTGGTTGGTTCCAGGAAGTAAACAAGTAGAATCTCAAATTATAGAAGAAGGCTTAAAAGATATTTTTGATGAAGCTGGTTTTGAATTAAGACAACCAGGTTGTTCGGCTTGTTTAGCAATGAATGATGATAAAATTCCGCAAGGTGAATATTGCGTTTCTACATCAAACAGAAATTTTGAAGGAAGACAAGGACAAGGTTCTAGAACTATTTTAGCAAGTCCGTTAGTAGCGGCAGCAACTGCTGTGGAAGGAAAAATTATTGATATTACAAAACAACTTAATTAA
- the leuD gene encoding 3-isopropylmalate dehydratase small subunit, with translation MEKFTTLNSRAIPLQIENVDTDQIIPARFLKATDKKGFGDNVFRDWRYQKDGSVNTDFALNNANYSGTILVAGDNFGCGSSREHAAWALTGYGFKVVVSSFFADIFKGNALNNGLLPVQVSESFLKELLKTIENTPETVINVNLEAQTISVNNINLSESFEIDAYKKTCMINGYDDIDYLLSKKAVIEAFENANS, from the coding sequence ATGGAAAAGTTTACAACATTAAATTCTAGGGCAATTCCGTTACAAATTGAGAATGTAGATACAGACCAAATTATACCTGCACGTTTTTTAAAAGCAACAGATAAAAAAGGGTTTGGAGACAATGTTTTTAGAGATTGGAGATACCAAAAAGATGGTTCTGTAAATACAGATTTTGCTTTAAACAATGCTAACTATTCTGGAACAATTTTAGTAGCTGGAGATAATTTTGGTTGTGGTTCTAGTAGAGAACATGCAGCTTGGGCTTTAACCGGTTATGGTTTTAAAGTAGTTGTTTCTAGTTTTTTTGCTGATATTTTTAAAGGTAATGCGCTAAACAATGGTTTGTTACCTGTACAGGTTTCAGAAAGTTTTTTAAAAGAACTTTTAAAAACGATAGAAAACACTCCAGAAACAGTAATAAATGTTAATTTAGAAGCACAGACTATTTCTGTAAATAATATCAATTTGTCTGAGTCATTTGAAATTGATGCGTACAAAAAAACTTGTATGATTAATGGTTATGACGATATTGATTACTTGCTAAGTAAAAAGGCAGTGATTGAGGCTTTTGAAAATGCAAATTCTTAA
- the leuB gene encoding 3-isopropylmalate dehydrogenase: MKLKIAVLPGDGIGPEVTEQAIKALNAIALEFDHTFTYKHAPVGAIAIDETGNPLPEKTLDVCEATDAILFGAIGDPKYDNNPDAKVRPEQGLLRLRKSLGLYANIRPVKAYETLLDKSPLKKHIIEGTDISIYRELTGGIYFGEKYLSEDGNTASDLCLYTKPEIKRIAHLAFKAAGSRNNKVTLVDKANVLESSRLWRKVVAEVAKDYPKVALDFLFVDNAAMQMILNPKQFDVILTENMFGDIISDEASVIGGSIGLLASASVGDKFAMFEPIHGSYPQATGKGIANPIASILSAAMLLDHFELFAEADLIRKAVEKALILNITTPDINADHNVSTSKVGDFIADYISNPNDSNLNFKNIHLGQSTII; this comes from the coding sequence ATGAAATTAAAAATAGCAGTTTTACCAGGAGATGGTATTGGTCCAGAAGTAACAGAACAGGCAATTAAGGCTTTAAATGCAATTGCTTTAGAGTTTGATCATACATTTACGTATAAGCACGCACCCGTTGGTGCAATTGCAATTGATGAAACAGGAAATCCGTTACCAGAAAAAACATTAGACGTTTGCGAAGCAACAGATGCTATTTTATTTGGAGCTATTGGAGATCCAAAATATGATAATAATCCAGATGCAAAAGTACGTCCAGAACAGGGTTTATTACGTTTACGCAAGTCTTTAGGTTTGTATGCAAACATAAGACCTGTTAAGGCTTATGAAACATTATTAGATAAATCGCCTTTAAAAAAGCATATTATTGAAGGTACAGATATTAGTATTTATAGAGAATTAACTGGCGGAATTTACTTTGGCGAAAAGTATTTAAGTGAAGATGGAAATACGGCTTCGGATTTATGTTTATACACAAAACCAGAAATTAAACGTATTGCTCATTTAGCTTTTAAAGCAGCAGGATCTAGAAATAACAAAGTTACTTTGGTTGATAAAGCAAATGTTTTAGAAAGTTCTAGATTGTGGAGAAAAGTAGTTGCAGAGGTTGCAAAAGATTATCCAAAAGTAGCATTAGACTTCTTATTTGTTGATAACGCAGCAATGCAAATGATTTTAAACCCAAAGCAGTTTGATGTTATTTTAACTGAAAATATGTTTGGAGATATAATTAGTGATGAAGCTAGTGTAATTGGTGGTTCTATTGGTTTATTGGCTTCGGCGTCGGTTGGTGATAAATTTGCAATGTTTGAGCCAATACACGGTTCGTATCCTCAGGCTACAGGAAAAGGAATTGCAAACCCAATTGCTTCTATTTTATCTGCAGCAATGCTTTTAGATCATTTTGAATTATTTGCTGAAGCAGATTTAATTAGAAAAGCAGTTGAAAAAGCGCTAATTCTTAATATAACAACTCCAGATATTAATGCAGATCATAATGTATCTACTTCTAAAGTTGGAGATTTTATAGCTGATTATATTTCTAACCCAAATGACTCTAATCTTAATTTTAAGAATATTCATTTAGGACAATCTACCATAATATAA
- a CDS encoding phosphoenolpyruvate carboxylase, whose translation MATQPKLIRFNQNVLSKYQIYNSIFMTLPFDTITKTGALLPLFHETCQKGFSQKDNPTTIVETFFKKYQSSRSKESQTNLLFRFIQYIERQVVLFDAIEDAAFPFVNNMDGIGTLRSLKENATAENKLEALKAYLEEFKVRIVLTAHPTQFYPGSVLGIITDLTEAIRENDLLKINDLLAQLGKTPFFKHEKPTPYDEAVSLIWYLENVFYKSFGSIYDYIQQNIFDGEHINNDIINIGFWPGGDRDGNPFVTPEITLKVANRLRETVIKNYYRDIRRLRRKLTFEDVENRITILERELYKMITNQESDLTLTSFNSELKEIKQVIIDKHQSLYVTEVNSLLNKIHLFGFHFANLDIRQDSRKHEQFFNDMVNALIESGSAIFPKNYHDLPESEQVKLLSKVEGAVDLSLIKDEETLKALNTMKAIKTIQTTNGEVAANRYIISNNQTTLHVMQLFAMLKLVAFQDKLTVDVGPLFETITDLENAPQVMEDLYTNPEYAAHLKSRGNKQTIMLGFSDGTKDGGYLMANWAIYKAKENLTTISRKYGVTVIFFDGRGGPPARGGGKTHNFYASLGPTIEDKEVQLTIQGQTISSNFGTLDSSQYNLEQLISSGIYNSLSDKDLSMLPENREVMTDLSERSYKAYSDFKAHPKFISYLEYMSTLKYYAKTNIGSRPSKRGKAEGLVFEDLRAIPFVGSWSQLKQNVPGFFGVGTALKHYEDTNTFEKVQTLFKTSDFFKTLIENSMMSLSKSFFDLTKYMSEDEEYGGFWNVIYEEYKTSKRLLLKLTGYTELMQEEPAGSASIAVRESIVLPLLTIQQYALKKIQELEKAETKDEEQIKVYEKLVTRSLFGNINASRNSA comes from the coding sequence ATGGCAACACAACCAAAACTCATAAGGTTTAATCAAAACGTACTGTCTAAATATCAGATATATAACAGTATATTTATGACTTTGCCTTTTGATACAATTACTAAAACAGGTGCTCTTTTACCACTTTTCCATGAGACTTGCCAGAAAGGATTTTCTCAAAAAGATAACCCTACAACTATTGTAGAAACGTTTTTTAAAAAATATCAATCTAGTAGATCAAAAGAGAGTCAGACTAATTTATTATTCAGATTCATTCAATATATAGAGCGTCAAGTTGTATTATTTGATGCTATTGAAGATGCTGCTTTTCCATTTGTGAATAACATGGATGGTATTGGAACGTTGCGTAGTTTAAAAGAAAATGCAACTGCTGAAAATAAATTAGAAGCACTTAAAGCTTACCTTGAAGAATTTAAAGTACGTATTGTATTAACGGCCCATCCAACACAGTTTTATCCAGGTTCAGTTTTAGGTATTATTACTGATTTAACTGAAGCTATACGTGAAAATGATTTACTTAAAATAAACGATCTTTTAGCACAGTTAGGAAAAACCCCATTTTTTAAACATGAAAAACCTACACCTTATGATGAGGCTGTTAGTTTAATATGGTATTTAGAAAATGTGTTTTATAAATCTTTTGGGTCAATTTACGATTACATTCAACAAAATATTTTTGACGGAGAACACATTAATAATGATATTATAAATATTGGTTTTTGGCCAGGAGGAGATAGAGATGGAAATCCATTTGTAACTCCAGAAATAACATTAAAAGTAGCTAATAGATTACGAGAAACAGTTATTAAAAACTATTATCGTGACATTAGAAGATTAAGAAGAAAATTAACATTTGAAGATGTAGAAAACCGTATAACTATATTAGAACGTGAGTTATATAAAATGATTACTAATCAAGAATCAGATTTAACTTTAACGTCTTTTAATTCTGAATTAAAGGAAATAAAACAAGTAATTATTGATAAACATCAATCGCTTTATGTTACTGAAGTAAATAGTTTATTGAATAAAATTCACCTTTTCGGATTCCATTTTGCAAATTTAGATATTAGACAAGATAGTAGAAAACACGAACAGTTTTTTAATGATATGGTAAACGCTTTAATTGAAAGTGGTAGTGCTATATTTCCTAAAAATTATCATGATTTACCAGAAAGCGAACAAGTAAAATTATTGTCTAAAGTTGAAGGCGCAGTAGATTTATCTTTAATTAAAGATGAAGAAACGCTGAAGGCTTTAAATACAATGAAAGCTATAAAAACCATTCAAACTACAAATGGTGAAGTAGCAGCAAACCGTTATATTATTAGTAATAATCAAACAACTTTACATGTTATGCAGTTGTTTGCAATGCTAAAATTAGTTGCTTTTCAAGATAAATTAACAGTTGATGTTGGGCCTTTATTTGAAACTATTACAGATTTAGAAAATGCGCCTCAAGTAATGGAAGATTTGTATACAAATCCTGAATATGCTGCGCATTTAAAATCTAGAGGAAACAAGCAAACAATTATGCTTGGTTTTAGTGATGGAACAAAAGATGGTGGTTATTTAATGGCAAATTGGGCAATCTATAAAGCAAAAGAGAACCTAACTACAATCTCAAGAAAATACGGTGTTACTGTTATATTCTTTGATGGTCGTGGTGGACCTCCAGCTCGTGGTGGTGGAAAAACACATAATTTTTATGCTTCTCTAGGACCAACAATTGAAGATAAAGAAGTACAATTAACAATACAAGGACAAACAATTAGTTCTAATTTTGGAACATTAGATTCGTCTCAATACAACCTAGAACAATTAATTAGTTCAGGTATTTATAATAGTTTAAGCGATAAAGATTTAAGTATGCTTCCTGAAAATAGAGAAGTAATGACAGATTTATCTGAACGAAGCTATAAGGCATATTCAGATTTTAAGGCGCATCCAAAATTCATTTCGTATTTAGAGTACATGAGTACTTTAAAATATTATGCAAAAACTAATATTGGAAGTCGCCCATCAAAAAGAGGAAAGGCAGAAGGTTTAGTTTTCGAAGATTTAAGAGCAATACCTTTTGTAGGTTCTTGGAGTCAGTTAAAACAAAATGTACCTGGCTTTTTTGGAGTTGGTACTGCTTTAAAACATTATGAAGACACAAATACATTTGAAAAAGTACAAACTTTATTTAAAACTTCTGATTTCTTTAAAACATTGATTGAAAACAGCATGATGTCGTTATCAAAATCATTTTTTGATTTAACAAAATACATGAGTGAAGATGAAGAGTACGGTGGTTTCTGGAATGTTATTTATGAAGAATACAAAACTTCTAAACGATTACTTCTAAAACTTACTGGTTATACAGAACTTATGCAAGAAGAGCCGGCAGGAAGTGCCTCTATTGCAGTTAGAGAGTCTATAGTTTTACCACTGTTAACAATACAGCAATATGCTTTAAAGAAAATACAGGAGCTTGAAAAAGCAGAAACTAAAGATGAAGAACAAATAAAAGTTTATGAGAAACTTGTTACACGTTCTCTATTTGGTAATATAAATGCTAGTAGAAATTCTGCATAA